The nucleotide sequence TTCTTTAATTTCTGCCTTTATTTTGTTCTCGATTACATATACATAACCAATATTTGTCATATCATTAAACAACTGTATGTTTATAGTATAATAGCTTTCGTTGTTGTCTAATTTAAAATCTAAGATCTTCCCAATAGGAATTCCCTGTGGGAATATTAGAGATTTACCACCGGTTACAATAGTATCTCCTTTCTTAACAGGAGCTAATCTTGGAACATCTATTAATTGAATAATATTTGGGTCTAGACCATCCCATATTAAAGATCCAAAATGATCAGATTTATTAAGCTGCGCATTTATCTTGGTGTTACTGTTCAAAATAGAAATAACACGGGCGTAGTTATTAGTTACCTTATCTACAATACCAATAATACCCTGACTGGTAATAACTCCATCTTCTGAGTTTAAGCCTGAATTTTTTCCGCCTTCAATAGTAATGTAATTATCAATCTTAGAATAATTGTTATTGATCACCTTGGCAACTCGAAATTTATAAACACTATTGAAAGAAGTAGAGTCTGTAATTTGCTCTAAGGTGATAGAATCTTTAGTTGCAGCCAGTAAATTGTGAAGCTGTTTATTCTCATCCATCAAACGTTTGTTATATTCGTCTAGATAAAAATAAGATTGCACACTATTAGCCCAGCCGTATATACCTCCGGTAACAAAATTAGCAGAGCTTATAAACTTGCTTTTGTGATAGGAGTGAGACTGGATTGTTAAAAACAAAGAAAGTACCAGCAGCAACAGGAATAAAATATTATTCTTATTGCGGATAAGAAAATTAAATATCTGCTGCATAAGTGGTTA is from Gillisia sp. Hel1_33_143 and encodes:
- the mreC gene encoding rod shape-determining protein MreC: MQQIFNFLIRNKNNILFLLLLVLSLFLTIQSHSYHKSKFISSANFVTGGIYGWANSVQSYFYLDEYNKRLMDENKQLHNLLAATKDSITLEQITDSTSFNSVYKFRVAKVINNNYSKIDNYITIEGGKNSGLNSEDGVITSQGIIGIVDKVTNNYARVISILNSNTKINAQLNKSDHFGSLIWDGLDPNIIQLIDVPRLAPVKKGDTIVTGGKSLIFPQGIPIGKILDFKLDNNESYYTINIQLFNDMTNIGYVYVIENKIKAEIKELESVDD